One window of the Falco biarmicus isolate bFalBia1 chromosome Z, bFalBia1.pri, whole genome shotgun sequence genome contains the following:
- the RAB27B gene encoding ras-related protein Rab-27B, whose amino-acid sequence MTDGDYDYLIKLLALGDSGVGKTTFLYRYTDNKFNPKFITTVGIDFREKRVVYNSRGPNGSPGKAFKVHLQLWDTAGQERFRSLTTAFFRDAMGFLLMFDLTSQQSFLNVRNWMSQLQANAYCENPDIVLIGNKADLSDQREVNERQAKDLADKYGIPYFETSAATGQNVEKAVDTLLDLIMKRMEQCVDKTQVSDTANGGSSGKLDSAKLEEKKCAC is encoded by the exons ATGACTGATGGAGACTATGATTATCTGATCAAACTCCTGGCCCTCGGAGACTCTGGGGTTGGAAAAACAACGTTCCTGTACAGATACACTGATAACAAATTTAATCCAAAATTCATCACGACAGTAGGGATAGATTTTCGGGAAAAACGAGTG GTATACAACAGCAGAGGACCAAATGGATCTCCAGGAAAAGCCTTCAAAGTACATCTCCAGCTTTGGGACACAGCTGGTCAGGAAAG GTTTCGAAGTCTCACCACAGCGTTTTTCAGAGATGCTATGGGCTTTTTACTAATGTTTGATCTGACCAGTCAACAGAGCTTCTTAAATGTCAGAAACTGGATGA GTCAGCTGCAAGCCAATGCATATTGTGAGAATCCAGATATAGTCTTAATTGGTAATAAAGCTGATTTATCAGACCAAAGGGAGGTAAATGAAAGGCAAGCAAAAGATCTAGCAGACAAATATGG CATACCGTACTTTGAAACAAGTGCTGCTACCGGACAGAACGTGGAGAAGGCTGTGGATACGCTCCTGGACTTGATAATGAAGCGTATGGAGCAGTGCGTGGACAAGACACAGGTCTCTGACACAGCCAACGGAGGAAGCTCGGGAAAGCTAGATTCGGCaaaactggaggagaaaaagtgtGCCTGCTAA